In Euphorbia lathyris chromosome 10, ddEupLath1.1, whole genome shotgun sequence, a single genomic region encodes these proteins:
- the LOC136208853 gene encoding protein trichome birefringence-like yields the protein MADAATKHFPVNGGTVITDLKSLFVVLKTRRTVAFVYGFMFAFVAVTAFLAFAPSSNSSSPWFSNIFSITTGSFKSPWFTANNNNSSVNDLPSQNTTRSNSSLSLSSNSTNEVPNPGSTVQNQTQVSSSSVNASILQANHSANASSTVNKVLSGAHNYTQGSLNSKSDQALKPNQTTVPVSVVHVPKNETSNTPSAASPPAANQGGNSTSNSQNQNSKFSPNSASVKSPVSNYTASLLKKQSNVTSSPSSGKQGIKSLIQNMVNCDLFDGEWVRDDSYPLYKPGSCSLIDEQFNCIVNGRADKDYQKYKWKPKGCSIPRLDPVNMLNMLRGKRLVFVGDSLNRNMWESLVCMLKGPVKDQSKVFEANGRHHFRGEASYSFIFKDYNCTVEFFVSPFLVQEWEMHDKNGTKETLRLDLVGRSSDQYKDADIIIFNTGHWWTHDKTSKGKDYYQEGSHVYNELNVLEAFRKALTTWARWVDHNINPTKSLVFFRGYSASHFSGGQWNSGGACDSEVEPINNATYLREYPPKMLVLEKVLRGMKTHVTYLNVTQMTDYRKDGHPSIYRKQHVTSAEERKSPLRYQDCSHWCLPGVPDSWNEVLYAELLVDDFQKRQLQKRHR from the exons ATGGCTGATGCAGCCACTAAGCATTTCCCCGTCAATGGAGGAACTGTAATTACAGACCTTAAAAGCCTATTTGTTGTTCTTAAAACCAGAAGAACGGTGGCTTTTGTTTATGGATTTATGTTTGCTTTTGTTGCGGTTACCGCTTTCTTGGCTTTTGCTCCTTCTTCTAACTCATCTTCTCCTTGGTTCTCAAATATCTTTTCAATTACCACAGGTTCTTTCAAGTCTCCTTGGTTCACCGCCAACAACAACAACTCATCTGTGAATGATTTACCGTCACAAAACACCACCAGATCTAACTCCTCCTTGTCTCTATCTTCTAATTCCACTAATGAAGTTCCAAATCCAGGATCAACCGTACAAAATCAAACTCAGGTTTCTTCAAGTTCTGTTAATGCCTCTATTTTGCAAGCAAATCACTCTGCAAATGCTTCTTCTACTGTTAATAAGGTTTTATCCGGTGCTCACAATTACACACAAGGTtctttgaattcaaaatcagaTCAAGCCTTGAAGCCAAATCAAACAACCGTTCCAGTATCTGTAGTCCATGTGCCTAAGAATGAGACTTCAAATACACCATCTGCAGCTTCACCACCAGCAGCAAATCAGGGTGGAAATTCGACAAGCAACTCTCAGAATCAGAATTCAAAATTTTCCCCAAATTCTGCTTCAGTGAAGAGCCCGGTATCGAATTACACGGCTTCGTTATTGAAGAAACAGAGCAATGTAACATCTTCTCCTTCCTCAGGAAAGCAGGGTATTAAGAGCTTGATTCAGAATATGGTAAATTGTGATTTATTTGACGGAGAATGGGTTCGTGATGATTCATATCCTCTCTACAAGCCTGGGTCTTGTTCACTGATAGATGAACAATTCAATTGTATTGTTAATGGTAGGGCTGATAAGGATTACCAGAAGTACAAATGGAAGCCAAAAGGATGCAGTATACCTAG GCTTGATCCTGTAAATATGTTAAATATGTTGAGAGGAAAGCGACTTGTATTCGTGGGAGATTCTCTGAATAGGAATATGTGGGAATCTCTTGTTTGTATGCTGAAAGGGCCTGTGAAAGATCAAAGTAAGGTCTTTGAAGCTAATGGGAGACACCATTTCAGAGGAGAAGCTTCTTACTCATTCATATTTAAA GACTATAACTGCACTGTAGAGTTCTTTGTATCTCCTTTCTTAGTTCAAGAATGGGAAATGCATGATAAAAATGGAACCAAAGAAACTCTTAGGCTTGATTTAGTAGGAAGATCTTCAGATCAGTATAAAGATGCTGATATAATCATCTTCAACACCGGACATTGGTGGACTCATGACAAAACTTCCAAAGG GAAAGATTATTACCAAGAAGGAAGTCATGTTTATAATGAATTGAATGTTTTAGAGGCATTTCGAAAAGCTTTAACTACATGGGCTAGATGGGTTGATCATAACATAAACCCGACCAAGTCTTTGGTCTTTTTCAGAGGATATTCTGCTTCGCATTTCAG CGGTGGGCAATGGAATTCGGGTGGGGCGTGCGACAGTGAGGTTGAGCCGATCAACAATGCTACATATTTAAGGGAATATCCACCGAAAATGTTGGTGCTGGAGAAAGTATTAAGAGGGATGAAGACTCATGTGACGTATCTAAATGTGACACAAATGACAGATTACAGGAAAGATGGTCACCCTTCGATCTATAGGAAACAGCACGTAACATCAGCGGAGGAAAGGAAATCACCATTACGATACCAAGATTGCAGCCATTGGTGTCTTCCTGGGGTGCCGGACTCGTGGAATGAGGTTCTTTATGCTGAATTATTAGTAGATGATTTCCAAAAGCGGCAATTGCAGAAGAGGCACAGGTAA